One genomic region from Corvus hawaiiensis isolate bCorHaw1 chromosome 21, bCorHaw1.pri.cur, whole genome shotgun sequence encodes:
- the PSMD5 gene encoding 26S proteasome non-ATPase regulatory subunit 5 — translation MAEAAAAKMAEAAAELLERAARRDAALEELRALRVAVQAVPPAALRARLGEHHLVALFGLLGVNDREQVSACVSILERLLQALDPLYVIQNLREELQKGLFHPDDSVKILTMSQVGRIVEDSAAVTEILHSPELLRQIINCIGGEKIAVAKEAIKSLSRIAQSQEGLEALFGSTLLSDLRNVMATSDVVRYRVYELIVEISSVSAESLNYCANSGLIPELIGELTGEDVLVRATCIEMVTSLAHTPHGRQYLAQQGVIDKISNIILGAESDPFSSFYLPGFVKFFGNLAIVDSPQQICERYPVFMEKVFEMAESQDPTMIGVAVDTLGILGSNVEGKQVLQKTRSRFQNLLSKIGHQAKNAPTELRLRCLDAISSLLYLPPEQQTEDLLRMTESWFTSLSSQPLELFRSISTQPFPDLHCGALRVFTAIANQPWAQKLMLDSPGFVEYVVDRSVEPDKASKDAKYELVKALVNSKTIAEIFGNQYYLRLRAYLHEGPYYVKAVSTTAVEGAE, via the exons atggcggaggcggcggcggccaaGATGGCGGAAGCGGCGgcggagctcctggagcgggcGGCCCGGCGGGATGCGGCGCTGGAGGAGCTGCGGGCCCTGCGGGTCGCCGTGCAGGCCGTACCGCCCGCCGCCCTCCGCGCCCGCCTCGGCGAGCACCACCTGGTAGCGCTCTTCGGCCTCCTCGGCGTCAATGACCG GGAACAGGTGTCCGCGTGTGTTTCTATCCTGGAGAGGCTTCTGCAGGCCCTGGATCCCCTTTACGTGATCCAGAACctcagggaagagctgcagaaggGCCTTTTCCACCCCGATGACTCCGTGAAAATCCTCACCATGTCGCAG GTTGGGAGGATTGTTGAAGActcagctgctgtcacagaAATTCTGCACAGCCCCGAGCTGCTACGGCAGATCATAAACTGCATTGGTGGAGAGAAAATTGCAGTGGCTAAAGAG GCTATCAAATCTCTGTCGAGAATAGCCCAGAGCCAGGAGGGTTTGGAGGCTTTGTTTGGGAGCACTTTGTTGAGTGACCTGAGGAATGTGATGGCCACGAGTGACGTTGTTCGCTACAGAGTCTATGAG tTAATTGTGGAGATTTCATCAGTGTCAGCAGAGTCTCTGAATTACTGTGCAAACAGTGGGTTAATCCCTGAGTTAATTGGGGAGCTGACTGGAGAGGATGTGCTGGTCAG GGCCACGTGCATAGAGATGGTGACCTCGCTGGCCCACACCCCCCATGGGCGGCAGTACCTGGCTCAGCAAGGAGTCATCGACAAAATCTCCAACATCATCCTTGGGGCAGAGTCAGATCCCTTCTCCAGCTTCTACTTGCCAG GATTTGTTAAATTTTTTGGCAATCTGGCTATTGTGGACAGTCCCCAGCAGATCTGTGAGCGATACCCTGTCTTTATGGAAAAAGTCTTTGAAATGGCAGAAAGTCAGGATCCAACCATGATTGGAGTGGCTGTGGACACGCTGGGAATCCTGGGATCAAATGTGGAAGGCAAACAGGTTTTACAGAAAACTA gaagtaGATTTCAAAATCTCTTAAGCAAAATAGGGCACCAGGCCAAGAATGCCCCCACTGAGTTACGGCTTCGGTGCTTGGATGCGATTTCATCTCTGCTTTACTTGCCT CCAGAGCAGCAGACAGAGGACCTCTTAAGAATGACTGAATCCTGGTTCACATCCTTGTCCAGCCAGCCCCTGGAGCTGTTCAGGAGCATCAGTACTCAGCCATTCCCTGATCTCCACTGCGGGGCTTTGCGGGTGTTCACT GCCATTGCAAATCAACCATGGGCCCAGAAGCTGATGCTGGACAGCCCAGGGTTTGTGGAGTACGTTGTGGACAGATCTGTGGAGCCTGACAAAGCTTCAAAGGATGCTAAATACGAACTGGTGAAGGCCCTGGTGAACTCCAAAACCATTGCAGAGATCTTTGGGAATCAGTATTACCTGAGGCTCAGGGCTTACCTGCACGAGGGCCCCTATTATGTTAAGGCAGTTTCTACTACAGCTGTGGAAGGAGCAGAATAA
- the B3GALT9 gene encoding beta-1,3-galactosyltransferase 9 yields MQLTLCRLRTHQWCFILFNVLLFHVLLFGADLLEQYFLHSLPLSYTDAKTLEIRERARKLDLDPLKANLSHTGSSAATCSNQEIFLLIVVCSSPENRTRRNVIRQTWGNVTGSRGYSVLTLFAVGKAASASTQLEINEEAQEHRDIIEGSFIDSPETQTQKMLMSVEWTVTFCPHARYILHTAQDVFVGVPSLAGYLLSLTQREDIYLGRVVHHGVPDRDPQSPGFVPIHQYPEEFYPDFCHGSAFLMSQDVARKVYVAAREVPLAVPPAAFVGICAKRAGIAARHSSRFSGEKHISYNRCCYKFIFTSSDMREDELFKDWKETSNAEDCSLLETYYSLVSCKVLTYIDKFKQFNLDRIKNEVLHFVN; encoded by the exons ATGCAG CTGACACTCTGCAGGCTCCGCACACACCAGTGGTGCTTCATCCTCTTCAATGTCTTGCTTTTCCACGTGCTGCTTTTTGGGGCAGATTTGCTGGAGCAATACTTCCTGCATTCCCTGCCTCTCTCTTACACCGACGCGAAGACTCTGGAGATCAGGGAGAGGGCCAGAAAGCTGGATCTGGATCCTCTGAAGGCCAACCTCTCCCACACTGGCAGCAGTGCAGCAACATGCTCCAATCAAGAGATATTTCTGCTCATTGTtgtctgcagcagcccagaaaACAGGACAAGGCGCAACGTGATCAGGCAGACCTGGGGCAATGTGACAGGCTCCAGGGGTTACAGCGTCCTGACTCTGTTTGCTGTAGGAAAGGCAGCTTCAGCAAGCACCCAGCTGGAGATCAATGAAGAGGCTCAAGAGCACCGAGACATCATTGAAGGCAGTTTCATCGATTCCCCCGAGACGCAGACACAGAAGATGCTGATGAGTGTGGAGTGGACGGTGACTTTCTGTCCCCATGCCAGGTACATCCTTCACACAGCCCAGGACGTGTTTGTCGGcgttcccagcctggctgggtaCCTGCTGAGCTTAACGCAGCGGGAGGACATCTACCTTGGGAGGGTGGTTCATCACGGAGTGCCTGACAGGGACCCCCAGAGCCCGGGCTTTGTCCCCATCCATCAATACCCCGAGGAGTTTTACCCGGATTTCTGCCACGGCAGCGCTTTCCTCATGTCCCAGGACGTGGCTCGCAAGGTTTATGTGGCTGCCAGGGAGGTGCCACTGGCGGTGCCCCCCGCTGCCTTTGTAGGAATCTGTGCTAAAAGAGCTGGAATCgctgccaggcacagctcccGCTTTTCTGGGGAGAAGCACATCAGCTACAATCGATGCTGCTATAAATTCATTTTCACCTCTTCTGACATGAGAGAGGATGAGCTATTTAAAGACTGGAAGGAAACAAGCAATGCGGAAGATTGTTCCTTACTGGAAACCTACTACAGCCTGGTGTCCTGCAAGGTTCTGACCTACATTGATAAGTTCAAACAGTTCAACTTGGATAGGATCAAAAATGAGGTCCTTCATTTTGTCAATTAA